A window of Sphingobacterium sp. SRCM116780 contains these coding sequences:
- a CDS encoding TonB-dependent receptor domain-containing protein, whose product MKRVFFLLLFFYTSLGFSQTSIKGKVLDKGESKPLINATVILLTAQDSILKAFTRTNEEGNFTLQSIEKGSYLVLITYPKFELHSENITVADTKIDLKDIRINSRANVLEEVVITQKLPIKIKGDTIEYNAASFETEKNAKLEDLLRRLPGLTVSADGAITAQGKTVSKVLIDGEEFFGYDPKIAIRNVRADAVDKVQVYEKKSDEAELTGVDDGVRIKTVNVVLKEEARKGIFGNANANIGTKGLFDASLFAAKFNKTERIGLTGNWNNMGGSNDSRIRSNSSISGNPEYKNIGINYDNNFLQKRLTLNSSYNFNNNSLSNERKNYNKQLLPDKTQETTSSNFSNADTKNQNFRTQIKFRIDSVQQLDVQFNADKSNGKNSNTSERSTTNNDTTLMNTFKENSSSSSNNDNADLRLNYRRRLNNKGRSINVQFNTQLSQNESTSLVKSTTDYYKKGALDSTALIDQKRLNNNSSNRIGASFNFNERLLKDLSLAIGYKFSSSTSKNLTNSLNANSLGEYNSLDSLYSQDEENNNINNGANIQLNYNIEDKLMINISNVVTYKSQKLIDRYRDINLSRNFWDNNINASLNYRISLNKNVMVSYSNANNIPSFSQLQPIQPVKNPLFIQLGNPNLKKSTNNAYEVSFNSFSILRGSSFNVNGSFSSTNNPIVNRRVIDSLGVTTSSYENIKDHSNWSARIYSGYSKPIFNNILQFNPSANFGYSNSFDFINGELNNSKNYNADIGFGINKQNSKNIDFNFSTSIGVNRQETLLKPELNSNSLTANINTDIKYFLPFKFDLVQVINYGYTGKNKFYPKAINQFYMNLELNKKLMSNNLQLSLKAFDIFNTFNTVSRSSDTSSFSETMQKMLTQYFMLGLKWDFNKKLGKKND is encoded by the coding sequence ATGAAAAGAGTTTTCTTTCTATTATTATTTTTTTACACATCATTGGGCTTTAGCCAAACCTCCATAAAAGGGAAAGTGCTCGACAAGGGCGAAAGTAAACCTCTCATAAATGCAACGGTGATTTTACTGACTGCTCAAGATTCTATATTAAAAGCGTTTACGCGTACGAATGAGGAAGGAAACTTTACCCTCCAATCGATTGAAAAAGGTTCTTATTTGGTGCTCATCACCTATCCAAAATTTGAATTACATAGCGAAAATATAACCGTTGCAGATACCAAAATTGATCTAAAAGATATCCGAATTAATTCGCGAGCCAATGTGCTTGAAGAAGTGGTTATTACACAGAAATTACCCATTAAAATAAAGGGAGACACTATTGAATATAATGCTGCTAGTTTTGAAACAGAGAAGAATGCAAAACTAGAAGATCTGCTGAGACGATTACCTGGATTGACCGTATCTGCCGATGGAGCAATCACGGCACAAGGGAAGACAGTATCTAAGGTTTTGATCGATGGTGAAGAGTTTTTTGGCTACGATCCTAAAATTGCTATTCGTAATGTTCGAGCCGATGCTGTTGATAAAGTGCAAGTGTATGAAAAAAAATCTGATGAAGCAGAATTAACAGGGGTTGATGATGGTGTACGGATTAAAACGGTTAATGTGGTCTTAAAAGAGGAGGCAAGAAAAGGTATTTTTGGTAACGCAAATGCCAATATTGGAACAAAAGGTTTATTTGACGCCAGTCTTTTTGCTGCTAAATTCAACAAAACAGAACGTATTGGTCTGACAGGTAACTGGAATAATATGGGTGGTAGTAACGATTCTCGCATCCGTTCGAATAGCAGTATCAGTGGCAATCCTGAATATAAGAATATTGGAATCAACTATGATAACAATTTTCTACAAAAAAGGTTAACATTAAATTCCAGCTATAACTTTAACAATAATAGTCTGTCCAATGAAAGAAAAAATTACAATAAACAACTATTACCAGATAAAACCCAGGAAACAACCAGTAGCAATTTTTCAAATGCTGACACTAAAAATCAGAACTTCCGAACACAAATAAAATTCAGAATTGATTCCGTTCAACAGCTAGATGTTCAGTTTAATGCGGATAAGTCAAATGGAAAAAATAGTAATACTTCCGAGAGATCCACGACAAATAACGACACCACATTGATGAATACGTTTAAAGAAAATAGTTCATCATCGAGTAACAATGATAATGCGGATTTACGTTTAAATTATAGAAGGAGATTGAACAACAAAGGAAGATCAATCAATGTGCAGTTCAATACGCAATTATCACAGAATGAATCCACTTCTTTAGTAAAATCAACAACGGATTACTATAAAAAAGGAGCACTTGATAGTACAGCGCTTATAGACCAAAAAAGATTAAACAACAATAGTAGCAACAGAATAGGTGCTTCCTTCAATTTTAACGAAAGGTTACTGAAAGATCTTTCCCTAGCGATAGGTTATAAGTTCAGTAGCTCTACCTCGAAAAATTTAACAAACTCTTTAAATGCAAATAGTCTGGGGGAATATAATAGCTTAGACTCTCTGTATTCTCAGGATGAAGAAAATAACAATATAAATAATGGGGCGAATATTCAATTGAACTACAATATCGAAGATAAATTGATGATTAATATTTCAAATGTTGTTACTTATAAAAGTCAAAAACTAATTGACAGATATCGTGATATTAATCTAAGCCGTAATTTTTGGGACAATAATATCAATGCAAGCTTAAATTATAGAATCTCTTTGAATAAGAACGTAATGGTATCCTATAGCAATGCAAATAATATTCCTTCGTTTAGTCAGTTACAACCTATTCAGCCAGTAAAAAACCCATTATTTATTCAGCTAGGAAATCCAAACTTGAAAAAATCGACGAACAATGCTTATGAAGTATCTTTCAATTCATTTAGCATTTTAAGAGGATCAAGCTTTAATGTAAATGGAAGTTTTTCTTCCACCAATAATCCGATTGTCAATAGACGGGTGATTGATTCGCTGGGTGTGACGACAAGTTCATACGAAAATATAAAAGATCATAGCAATTGGTCCGCAAGAATTTATTCTGGCTATAGCAAACCGATATTCAATAATATACTTCAATTTAATCCAAGTGCTAATTTCGGCTATAGTAATAGTTTTGATTTTATTAATGGTGAGTTAAACAATTCCAAAAACTACAATGCAGATATTGGTTTTGGCATCAACAAACAGAATTCGAAAAATATAGACTTCAATTTTTCAACTAGTATTGGAGTGAATCGTCAAGAGACTTTGTTAAAACCTGAATTGAATAGTAATAGTTTGACAGCTAATATCAATACGGATATCAAATATTTTTTACCTTTTAAATTTGATTTGGTACAGGTCATCAATTATGGTTATACAGGTAAAAATAAATTTTATCCGAAGGCCATCAATCAATTTTATATGAATTTGGAGTTAAACAAAAAGTTGATGAGTAATAATCTTCAATTAAGTTTAAAAGCATTTGATATTTTTAATACGTTTAACACGGTTAGCAGATCTTCTGATACGAGCAGCTTCTCTGAAACAATGCAGAAGATGTTAACGCAATATTTTATGCTGGGTTTAAAATGGGATTTTAATAAAAAATTAGGGAAGAAAAATGACTAG
- a CDS encoding MmcQ/YjbR family DNA-binding protein: protein MNIEELREYCIAKKAVTEELPFGPDTLVFKIGGKVFLLVGLDRVDGLSFNVKCDPEYAITLRQQHEQTVFPGYHMNKKHWNTVHANRQLNDQKLMELIDHSYDLVFASLTKAIKESLS from the coding sequence ATGAATATAGAAGAACTTCGAGAATATTGTATTGCTAAAAAAGCGGTTACGGAAGAATTACCATTTGGTCCTGATACATTAGTTTTCAAGATAGGAGGTAAGGTTTTTCTTTTAGTTGGTCTAGATCGCGTTGATGGATTATCTTTTAATGTCAAATGCGATCCTGAATATGCCATTACATTAAGACAACAACATGAGCAAACAGTCTTCCCAGGCTATCATATGAATAAAAAACATTGGAATACTGTACATGCAAATCGACAACTGAATGATCAGAAATTAATGGAACTTATTGACCATAGTTATGATTTAGTATTCGCCTCATTAACAAAAGCAATAAAAGAAAGCCTCTCATAA
- a CDS encoding isopenicillin N synthase family dioxygenase, with translation MALVNIPRLDLLNYTEGNSDQRNQFIQDIGKAFNETGFVTIANHGLSKELIDELYQVVPSFFSLPAETKLKYEFPELAGQRGYTTKGREKAKDSTTPDLKEFWQRGQTIVGEEYSKTDFPDNPEVAELPRFNTITAEVYKKLEDTGRQLLKAIATYLDLEEDYFEKFVINGNSILRAIHYFPILNPDELSPDAVRAGAHEDINLITLLIGASADGLEVMTKDGNWFPIKAKGEDIVINVGDMLQRLTNNKLKSTTHRVVNPPRELMGTSRFSIPFFLHPKSSMSLACLDSCVSESYPKAYADYTAGEYLDERLREIGLKM, from the coding sequence ATGGCTTTAGTTAATATTCCAAGACTTGACTTGCTAAACTACACTGAAGGAAATTCAGATCAACGCAATCAATTTATCCAAGACATTGGAAAAGCTTTTAACGAAACAGGTTTCGTTACCATTGCTAATCATGGTCTTTCAAAAGAGTTAATCGACGAACTCTACCAAGTGGTTCCTTCTTTCTTTTCTTTACCAGCGGAAACAAAATTGAAATATGAGTTTCCAGAACTTGCAGGACAAAGAGGATATACAACAAAAGGTCGCGAAAAAGCCAAAGACTCCACTACACCAGATTTGAAAGAATTCTGGCAAAGAGGACAAACGATCGTCGGCGAAGAATATAGTAAAACAGACTTTCCAGATAATCCTGAAGTGGCGGAATTACCAAGGTTCAATACAATAACAGCTGAGGTTTACAAAAAACTGGAGGACACGGGACGTCAGTTATTGAAAGCAATTGCTACTTATCTGGACTTAGAAGAAGATTATTTTGAAAAATTTGTCATCAACGGTAATTCCATTTTAAGAGCTATCCATTATTTTCCAATTCTGAATCCTGACGAACTGTCTCCTGATGCTGTTCGTGCTGGTGCGCATGAAGATATCAATTTGATTACCTTATTGATTGGCGCTAGTGCTGATGGTCTTGAAGTGATGACAAAGGATGGAAATTGGTTCCCGATCAAAGCTAAAGGTGAAGATATTGTCATCAATGTTGGTGATATGTTACAACGCCTGACAAACAATAAATTAAAATCAACAACCCATCGAGTGGTTAATCCTCCTCGGGAATTAATGGGTACTTCACGTTTTTCAATCCCTTTCTTTTTACATCCAAAATCTTCCATGAGCTTAGCTTGTTTAGATTCTTGTGTGAGTGAATCCTATCCAAAAGCTTATGCAGATTATACTGCTGGCGAATATTTAGATGAACGTCTAAGAGAAATTGGTTTGAAAATGTAA
- a CDS encoding MarR family winged helix-turn-helix transcriptional regulator: MNQNKTIDYFLKISWQTIANKYNQIATQYGFTQAAGYILINIHKEGTPVSQIANLTGVKTTSLSRVLNNLEKLGFIYREASEFDKRSVKVYLTELGKEKRELAKDVVRNFNHYLESNLTEKERSQLMKSLTKLNELATSYQEEYNTINQE; the protein is encoded by the coding sequence ATGAATCAGAATAAAACTATAGATTATTTTTTAAAAATAAGTTGGCAGACTATTGCGAACAAATATAACCAAATTGCTACACAATATGGTTTTACGCAAGCGGCTGGCTATATTTTAATTAATATCCATAAAGAAGGTACTCCAGTATCACAAATCGCTAATCTAACAGGAGTGAAAACAACAAGCTTGTCTCGTGTGTTGAACAATTTAGAAAAATTAGGATTTATTTATCGAGAAGCTAGTGAATTTGATAAGCGATCTGTTAAAGTTTACTTAACAGAATTAGGTAAAGAAAAAAGAGAGCTAGCGAAAGATGTGGTACGTAATTTTAACCACTATTTAGAATCCAATCTAACGGAAAAAGAAAGATCTCAATTGATGAAGTCACTGACCAAATTGAATGAGCTGGCAACCTCTTATCAAGAAGAATACAATACGATCAATCAAGAATAG
- a CDS encoding 3-hydroxyacyl-CoA dehydrogenase/enoyl-CoA hydratase family protein yields the protein MSRNIRKVAVLGSGVMGSRIACHFANIGVEVLLLDIVPKELLPAETAKGLTLESKLVRNRIVNQSLETAVQSNPSPIYSKSFVKRISTGNFDDNMPDIASCDWIIEVVVERLDIKKSVFERVEQYRKVGALITSNTSGIPIHLMTEGRSEDFKDHFCGTHFFNPPRYLQLLEIIPTPETKKKVVDFLLEFGDKFLGKTVVLCKDTPAFIGNRVGVYSMLALTHLVEPLGLTVEEVDKYTGPAMGHPKSATFRTADVVGLDTLVNVANGLAQNAPDDEAKGVFQLPAFITKMVENKWLGEKTKKGFYEKIKDAQGNSEIQSLDLKTLTYRSQGKVKSATLEATKLVEDIRKRMKVYEQGKDKAGELFRAMHYPLFEYVSNRVPEITDEFFRIDDAMRAGFGWEIGPFEVWDALGVCETIEKIKTEEKRLPGQRGEVAQWVHDMLAAGCESFYKIENGVRHFYDIASKSYKPIPGTEDLIVLDHIRDTKTIWKNSGVSIIDLGDGIINCEFHTKMNTIGGDVIQGVNKAIDLAEKEYRGLVISNEGKNFSAGANIGMIFMMAAEQDYDELNMAVRAFQNTSMRLRYSAIPVVVAPFQMTLGGGCEFSMHADFVQAHAETYMGLVEFGVGVIPGGGGTKEFALRASDEYKDDQIVQNTLKDRFLTIGTAKVSTSAVEAFELGYLQQGKYAITMNKARLIADAKEKALELANAGYIQPVQRTNIKVLGNQGLGIVYVGASSMRAGNYISDHDKKISEKLGYVLCGGDLSAPTEVSEQYLLDLERKAFLELCAERKTLERIQFMLTKRKPLRN from the coding sequence ATGAGCAGAAACATTAGAAAAGTAGCAGTATTAGGTTCTGGGGTTATGGGCTCTAGGATCGCTTGCCATTTTGCTAACATCGGTGTCGAAGTATTACTTTTGGATATTGTTCCAAAAGAATTGCTACCCGCCGAAACAGCAAAAGGACTTACTTTAGAGAGTAAGCTAGTGCGCAATCGAATTGTCAATCAGTCTTTAGAAACGGCAGTCCAATCTAATCCATCTCCTATTTATAGCAAATCTTTTGTCAAAAGGATTTCTACAGGAAATTTTGATGACAATATGCCGGATATCGCTTCTTGCGATTGGATTATTGAAGTCGTTGTAGAGCGGCTCGATATTAAAAAATCTGTATTTGAACGTGTGGAACAATACCGTAAAGTAGGTGCCTTGATTACTTCAAATACCTCAGGCATCCCGATTCACTTAATGACAGAAGGACGTTCAGAAGATTTTAAAGATCATTTCTGCGGAACGCACTTCTTCAATCCACCACGTTATTTACAACTGTTGGAAATCATTCCAACGCCAGAGACGAAAAAAAAGGTCGTGGACTTTCTATTAGAGTTTGGTGATAAGTTTTTAGGTAAAACAGTGGTTTTATGTAAAGATACACCCGCATTTATCGGCAACAGAGTTGGTGTTTATTCGATGTTAGCACTGACACATCTTGTTGAACCATTAGGTCTGACTGTTGAAGAGGTGGATAAATATACTGGTCCTGCAATGGGACATCCAAAGTCTGCAACTTTCCGTACAGCAGATGTTGTCGGATTGGATACTTTGGTGAATGTCGCAAATGGCTTGGCTCAAAATGCACCTGATGATGAAGCAAAAGGAGTTTTTCAATTGCCAGCTTTCATTACCAAAATGGTTGAAAATAAATGGTTAGGAGAAAAAACTAAAAAGGGTTTCTACGAAAAAATAAAAGATGCGCAAGGAAATTCTGAAATTCAATCGTTAGATCTAAAAACATTAACATATCGTTCACAAGGAAAAGTAAAATCAGCAACGTTAGAAGCCACAAAGCTTGTTGAGGATATCCGTAAACGAATGAAAGTTTACGAACAAGGCAAAGATAAAGCAGGAGAGCTGTTTCGTGCCATGCACTATCCGTTGTTCGAGTATGTCTCCAATCGTGTTCCTGAAATTACGGATGAGTTCTTCCGTATTGACGATGCTATGCGTGCTGGATTTGGATGGGAGATCGGACCTTTCGAAGTTTGGGATGCACTAGGAGTTTGTGAAACTATAGAAAAAATAAAAACAGAAGAAAAACGTCTACCCGGTCAACGCGGAGAAGTTGCACAATGGGTACATGATATGTTGGCTGCAGGTTGTGAATCTTTCTATAAAATTGAAAACGGTGTTCGTCATTTTTATGATATCGCATCCAAGTCATATAAACCTATCCCAGGTACAGAAGATTTAATTGTTTTGGATCATATCCGTGATACCAAGACGATTTGGAAGAACTCAGGGGTCTCGATTATCGACTTAGGAGATGGTATCATCAATTGTGAGTTCCATACAAAGATGAACACTATCGGTGGTGATGTCATTCAAGGAGTAAACAAAGCGATTGATTTAGCAGAAAAAGAATATCGCGGATTGGTGATTTCTAATGAAGGAAAAAACTTTTCTGCAGGTGCTAATATCGGTATGATTTTCATGATGGCGGCAGAACAAGATTATGATGAATTAAACATGGCTGTTCGTGCTTTCCAAAATACATCGATGCGTCTGCGTTATTCGGCAATCCCTGTTGTCGTTGCACCTTTTCAAATGACTTTAGGTGGAGGATGTGAATTTTCGATGCATGCTGATTTCGTTCAAGCACATGCTGAAACCTATATGGGCTTAGTGGAATTTGGTGTTGGCGTTATCCCAGGTGGTGGAGGTACCAAAGAATTTGCTTTGCGTGCTTCAGATGAATATAAAGACGATCAAATTGTTCAAAATACATTAAAGGACCGTTTCTTAACAATTGGAACCGCTAAAGTGTCCACTTCTGCTGTTGAAGCGTTTGAACTCGGATATTTACAACAAGGTAAATATGCGATTACGATGAACAAAGCGAGACTTATTGCTGATGCCAAAGAAAAAGCTTTAGAATTGGCAAATGCAGGCTATATACAACCTGTACAACGTACGAATATCAAAGTATTAGGTAACCAAGGTTTAGGTATTGTATACGTGGGAGCGAGTTCCATGAGAGCTGGAAATTACATCTCCGACCATGACAAGAAGATCTCTGAAAAACTAGGATATGTCCTTTGTGGAGGTGATCTATCAGCACCAACAGAAGTCTCCGAACAATATCTATTGGATCTCGAACGTAAAGCATTCCTAGAATTATGCGCCGAACGTAAAACCTTGGAACGTATTCAATTTATGTTAACAAAAAGGAAACCTCTCAGGAATTAG
- a CDS encoding four helix bundle protein, with protein MHNLKELKVWNKAIELSTKVYEIVSMFPSEEKYGLSSQIKRSVVSIASNIAEGAGRNSINEFIHFLGIANGSSFELQTQVIIAQNLKLLQVEHGEQLCSQIVEIQKMIFGFLNKLKNDKK; from the coding sequence ATGCATAATCTGAAAGAATTAAAGGTGTGGAACAAAGCAATTGAATTATCTACAAAAGTGTATGAAATTGTATCGATGTTTCCTTCAGAAGAAAAATATGGACTCTCCTCTCAGATTAAACGATCTGTTGTATCCATTGCATCAAATATAGCGGAAGGAGCGGGAAGAAATTCAATTAATGAATTTATCCATTTTCTTGGAATAGCAAATGGTTCTTCGTTTGAGTTGCAAACGCAAGTTATTATAGCTCAAAATCTGAAATTGTTGCAAGTTGAACATGGCGAACAATTGTGTTCTCAAATCGTGGAAATTCAAAAAATGATTTTTGGATTTTTGAATAAATTAAAAAATGATAAGAAATAA
- a CDS encoding acetyl-CoA C-acyltransferase: MEAYIVAGYRTAVGKAPRGGFRFMRADDLAADVIKHLVASVPNLNKEEIDDVIVGNAMPEAEQGLNVGRLISLMGLQTDKVPGVTVNRYCASGLETIATAVAKIKAGMADCIISGGVEVMSGMPFGGWKIVPNPQVAKENPDWYWGMGLTAEAVAKDFNVSREDQDAFALKSHQKAIEAIKNGHLKDGIVPITVKENYLKDGKKLETREYIVDTDEGPRADSSLEALAKLRPVFAADGVVTAGNSSQTSDGAAFVLIVSEEKMKELNLKPIARLVSYAVAGVPPRIMGIGPIEAIPKALKMAGLKKEDIDLFELNEAFASQSLAVIRELGLDEEKVNVNGGAIALGHPLGCTGAKLTVQILHELKRRNKKYGMVTMCVGTGQGAAGIFELLN; the protein is encoded by the coding sequence ATGGAAGCATATATTGTTGCAGGATATCGTACAGCAGTCGGGAAAGCACCTCGAGGGGGATTTCGTTTTATGCGTGCGGACGATTTGGCTGCCGATGTGATCAAACATTTGGTGGCATCAGTTCCAAATTTAAATAAAGAAGAAATCGACGATGTCATCGTTGGAAATGCAATGCCAGAAGCAGAGCAAGGATTGAATGTAGGACGTTTAATCTCACTGATGGGGTTACAAACGGATAAAGTTCCTGGAGTTACCGTTAACCGTTATTGCGCATCCGGATTGGAAACTATTGCTACGGCAGTTGCTAAAATCAAAGCTGGAATGGCAGATTGTATTATCTCAGGCGGTGTAGAAGTCATGTCAGGGATGCCATTTGGAGGATGGAAAATTGTTCCGAATCCACAAGTTGCTAAAGAAAATCCAGATTGGTATTGGGGAATGGGATTGACAGCAGAAGCAGTAGCGAAAGATTTTAATGTTTCACGTGAAGATCAAGATGCATTTGCCTTAAAATCACACCAAAAAGCTATCGAAGCAATAAAAAATGGTCATCTAAAAGATGGTATTGTTCCGATTACAGTAAAGGAGAATTATCTTAAAGATGGTAAGAAACTAGAAACGAGAGAATACATTGTGGATACGGATGAAGGACCACGTGCAGACTCTTCTCTGGAAGCCTTAGCAAAGTTGCGCCCTGTTTTTGCCGCTGATGGTGTGGTTACTGCAGGTAACTCTTCACAAACTTCAGATGGAGCAGCTTTTGTTTTAATTGTTTCAGAAGAAAAAATGAAAGAATTAAACTTAAAACCTATTGCTCGTCTTGTCAGCTATGCAGTTGCAGGTGTGCCACCGCGCATTATGGGTATCGGACCTATTGAAGCAATTCCCAAAGCATTAAAAATGGCAGGTCTCAAGAAAGAGGATATTGACTTATTTGAATTGAACGAAGCGTTTGCATCACAGTCGTTAGCCGTGATTCGTGAGTTGGGTTTAGATGAGGAGAAAGTTAATGTCAATGGTGGCGCGATTGCTTTAGGGCATCCACTTGGCTGTACAGGAGCAAAGCTGACCGTTCAAATATTACATGAACTAAAACGTAGAAATAAAAAATACGGTATGGTAACCATGTGTGTTGGAACAGGGCAAGGCGCTGCAGGGATATTTGAGTTATTAAATTAG
- a CDS encoding acyl-CoA dehydrogenase family protein, with protein sequence MSIGNTIKGGEFVIKETSYTDIFIPEEFDEEARMIRQTCVDFLDTEVLNKLDRIDAQEEGLMPSLMDKAGALGMLGVSIPEEYGGFGKNFNTSMLVADAVGGGFSFAVALSAHTGIGTLPILYYGNEEQKAKYIPKLTTGEWKASYCLTEPNSGSDANSGRTAAKLNAAGTHYVINGQKMWITNGGFADIFIVFAKIDDDKNLTAFIVEKDFGGITMNPEEHKLGIKGSSTRQVFFNDCEVPVANMLSDRENGFKIAVNILNIGRIKLGAATIGSSRMVITQAVKYANERVQFNLPISKFGAIRYKLAEMATRLFATESATYRAGQNIDDAYEALVAGGMDEAKAKLKSVEQFAIECAIIKVWCSEMLDYAVDEGVQIYGGMGYSADAPMERAYRDSRINRIFEGTNEVNRLLVVDMLLKRAMKGEIDLMGPATAVASELMAIPDFGEEDETAFAAEKKIIANLKKAGLLIAGAAVQKLMMSLSKEQEILMNIADIIGYVYIAESVLLRAEKLYHTKGADESTYASDMAKIYLYTAIDKVNAAGKEALNSFAEGDDLKMMLVGLRRFTKSEPFNVKEARQRIAKKLIDENKYCF encoded by the coding sequence ATGAGCATAGGTAACACAATTAAAGGAGGAGAGTTTGTCATTAAAGAAACTTCCTATACAGATATTTTTATTCCTGAAGAATTTGACGAAGAAGCGAGAATGATTCGCCAAACTTGTGTTGATTTTTTGGATACAGAAGTTTTAAATAAGTTAGATCGTATCGATGCGCAAGAGGAAGGTTTGATGCCAAGTTTGATGGATAAAGCTGGAGCATTGGGTATGTTGGGCGTATCTATTCCAGAGGAATATGGTGGTTTTGGTAAAAACTTCAATACTTCTATGCTTGTTGCAGATGCGGTAGGAGGAGGTTTTTCTTTCGCCGTTGCATTATCTGCACATACTGGAATCGGAACGCTTCCGATCTTGTATTATGGTAATGAAGAACAAAAAGCCAAATATATTCCCAAATTGACCACAGGAGAGTGGAAAGCATCTTATTGTTTAACAGAACCAAATTCAGGTTCAGACGCGAACTCTGGTCGTACAGCTGCAAAACTAAATGCTGCAGGAACACACTATGTGATCAATGGTCAAAAGATGTGGATTACCAATGGAGGATTTGCAGATATCTTTATTGTCTTCGCAAAAATTGATGATGATAAAAACTTAACTGCTTTTATCGTCGAGAAAGATTTTGGAGGAATTACCATGAATCCCGAAGAACATAAATTAGGTATCAAGGGATCTTCTACACGCCAGGTATTTTTCAATGATTGTGAAGTTCCCGTTGCGAATATGCTTTCTGATCGCGAAAATGGATTTAAAATCGCGGTGAATATCTTAAACATCGGTCGTATTAAATTAGGTGCGGCAACGATTGGTTCTTCTCGCATGGTGATCACACAAGCTGTTAAATATGCAAACGAACGTGTTCAGTTTAATCTACCTATTTCCAAATTTGGTGCTATTCGTTATAAATTAGCAGAGATGGCAACACGTCTATTTGCTACAGAATCGGCAACTTATCGTGCTGGACAAAATATCGATGATGCCTATGAGGCATTAGTCGCTGGAGGAATGGATGAAGCAAAAGCGAAATTGAAGTCCGTAGAACAATTTGCTATAGAATGTGCGATTATAAAAGTATGGTGTTCAGAAATGTTGGATTATGCCGTTGATGAAGGCGTACAGATTTATGGCGGTATGGGCTATTCGGCAGATGCTCCTATGGAACGTGCTTACCGTGATTCTCGTATCAACCGTATTTTTGAAGGTACGAATGAAGTCAACCGTTTATTGGTCGTAGATATGTTATTGAAACGTGCCATGAAAGGAGAGATCGATTTAATGGGGCCTGCAACTGCTGTAGCGAGCGAATTAATGGCGATCCCGGATTTTGGCGAAGAAGATGAAACCGCATTTGCAGCAGAGAAAAAAATCATTGCAAACTTGAAAAAAGCAGGATTGTTAATTGCTGGTGCTGCGGTTCAAAAATTAATGATGTCCCTATCGAAAGAGCAGGAAATCTTGATGAATATTGCAGACATCATTGGTTATGTATACATCGCTGAATCTGTTTTATTAAGAGCTGAAAAACTCTACCATACAAAAGGAGCAGACGAGAGTACATATGCGTCGGATATGGCTAAAATTTACTTATATACAGCCATCGATAAAGTGAACGCTGCGGGTAAAGAAGCGTTGAATTCGTTTGCCGAAGGAGATGATTTAAAAATGATGTTGGTCGGATTAAGACGTTTCACAAAGTCAGAACCATTCAATGTGAAAGAGGCACGTCAACGAATTGCTAAAAAATTGATTGATGAGAATAAATATTGTTTTTAA